Proteins co-encoded in one Flavobacteriaceae bacterium MAR_2009_75 genomic window:
- a CDS encoding L-fuconate dehydratase produces the protein MTATITISDIEVRDVRFPTSKSLDGSDAMNPDPDYSAAYVTLKTDHPKNIEGHGLTFTIGRGNELCVAAIKSLAPLVVGKTLESFTSNMGDFYKMITGDSQLRWLGPEKGVIHLATAALVNAVWDLYAKVESKPLWKLIVDMSPEELVSCIDFTYITDAVTPDEALEILKKQESTKKERIALLEEKGYRAYTTSAGWLGYSDDKMRRLCQEAKELGFDHIKIKVGSDLKDDMRRANIIREEIGPNLRLMMDANQKWDVDEAITNMKELAKYNPYWIEEPTSPDDILGHAKIAKAIAPIHVATGEHCQNRVMFKQLLQAEAIGICQIDSCRVGGVNEILAILLMAAKFDIPVCPHAGGVGLCEYVQHLSMIDYIAVSGSMENRIIEYVDHLHEHFHDPVVIKNGAYMPPKLPGFSISMKTESIENYLFPTGSVWQEINGLAMNARP, from the coding sequence ATGACTGCAACTATAACTATTTCTGACATAGAGGTGAGAGATGTACGCTTTCCTACCAGTAAGTCTCTTGATGGGTCTGACGCCATGAATCCGGATCCAGACTATTCTGCGGCATACGTGACTTTAAAGACGGATCACCCAAAAAATATAGAAGGTCACGGACTCACTTTTACCATAGGTAGGGGCAATGAGCTTTGTGTGGCGGCAATCAAGTCGTTAGCTCCATTGGTTGTTGGTAAGACACTTGAAAGTTTTACTTCGAACATGGGCGATTTTTATAAAATGATTACCGGTGATAGCCAGTTGAGATGGCTTGGTCCTGAGAAGGGGGTGATTCACTTAGCAACAGCTGCCCTTGTAAATGCCGTTTGGGATTTATATGCAAAAGTGGAAAGTAAACCCCTATGGAAGTTGATTGTTGATATGTCTCCAGAAGAGTTGGTTTCATGTATTGACTTTACGTATATCACTGATGCGGTTACACCAGATGAAGCTCTTGAAATTCTGAAGAAACAAGAGTCGACAAAAAAAGAGCGAATAGCTTTACTGGAAGAAAAGGGATATCGTGCTTACACCACTTCCGCAGGTTGGTTGGGCTATTCTGATGATAAAATGCGAAGACTCTGTCAAGAAGCAAAAGAATTGGGTTTTGACCATATAAAAATTAAAGTAGGTTCAGATTTGAAAGATGATATGCGTCGTGCTAATATCATTCGTGAAGAGATTGGACCTAATTTAAGGTTGATGATGGATGCCAATCAAAAGTGGGATGTTGATGAGGCCATCACAAATATGAAAGAATTAGCCAAATACAACCCTTACTGGATAGAAGAACCCACTAGCCCTGATGATATATTGGGCCATGCTAAAATTGCGAAGGCAATAGCTCCCATTCATGTTGCGACCGGTGAGCATTGTCAGAATAGGGTCATGTTCAAACAGCTTTTGCAGGCCGAGGCCATTGGTATTTGCCAAATTGATAGCTGCAGGGTTGGCGGCGTCAACGAAATTTTGGCCATCTTGCTCATGGCGGCAAAATTTGATATTCCGGTTTGCCCCCATGCAGGTGGGGTAGGTTTATGTGAATATGTTCAGCATCTTTCAATGATTGATTATATTGCGGTCAGTGGATCTATGGAAAACCGGATTATTGAATATGTAGACCATCTACATGAGCATTTTCATGACCCAGTAGTCATAAAAAATGGGGCTTATATGCCACCCAAATTACCAGGTTTCAGTATTTCGATGAAAACTGAATCTATTGAAAACTACCTGTTTCCGACAGGTTCGGTTTGGCAAGAGATTAACGGGTTGGCCATGAATGCACGACCTTAG
- a CDS encoding alpha-L-fucosidase, whose translation MRKFIYGFLSFIVLSVQAQTSEMTLNEEKMQWFKDAKLGIFIHWGLYSVNGIDESWSFYNGYISHKDYLKQTKGFSAKNYNPQEWVRLIKNAGAKYTVITSKHHEGFALWNTKFGNFSAIESASAKKDVLTPFADAVKKEGLKLGIYYSLPDWSHEGYTHFTRDSLRYKAQEEPQRWQKFLKLYQGQLKELSEKYNPDLYWFDGDWEHSSEEWEAPKVRAMLQEKNPNVILNSRLKNEGDYATPEQGMPITRPENKFWELCMTMNNSWGYQKNDHDYKTTDQIIGIFTDVISNGGNLLLDIGPKGDGSIPEEQVEILEGLGRWTNKHKEAIYGTISGIPKEHFYGPSTLSKDKKVLYLFVKGDSNGEVVLRGLKNNINRIYVVGEGTKLNHQEVGKVYWSHYPGIKYIKLPEHVLDKNMTVLAVMLEGEVDLYREDGSVIESN comes from the coding sequence ATGCGAAAGTTTATATATGGTTTTTTGTCTTTTATAGTTCTATCGGTTCAAGCGCAAACCAGCGAAATGACCTTGAATGAAGAGAAAATGCAATGGTTTAAAGATGCCAAATTAGGTATATTTATCCATTGGGGGTTGTATTCGGTGAACGGGATCGATGAATCTTGGTCTTTCTACAACGGCTATATTTCACATAAAGACTACCTAAAGCAGACCAAGGGTTTTTCAGCAAAAAATTATAATCCCCAAGAATGGGTTCGATTGATTAAAAATGCCGGGGCCAAATATACGGTCATTACCTCTAAGCATCATGAGGGTTTTGCCTTGTGGAATACCAAATTTGGTAATTTCAGCGCTATCGAAAGTGCGTCTGCGAAAAAAGATGTGCTTACCCCATTTGCTGATGCTGTAAAGAAAGAAGGTTTAAAACTTGGTATATATTATTCTCTACCAGATTGGTCTCATGAAGGGTACACGCACTTCACCCGTGATTCACTAAGATATAAGGCTCAAGAAGAACCACAACGATGGCAAAAATTCTTGAAGTTATACCAAGGTCAACTGAAAGAATTATCAGAAAAATATAATCCTGATTTATATTGGTTCGATGGAGATTGGGAACATAGTTCAGAAGAATGGGAAGCTCCAAAAGTAAGGGCTATGTTGCAAGAGAAAAATCCAAATGTCATTCTCAATTCTAGACTTAAGAATGAAGGTGACTATGCGACACCGGAACAAGGCATGCCAATCACTAGACCTGAAAATAAATTTTGGGAGTTGTGTATGACCATGAACAACTCTTGGGGCTATCAAAAGAATGACCATGATTACAAGACTACGGACCAGATAATTGGCATTTTCACCGATGTTATAAGCAACGGCGGAAATCTTTTGTTAGATATAGGCCCCAAGGGTGATGGTTCTATCCCTGAAGAACAGGTTGAAATTCTTGAAGGTCTAGGGCGCTGGACAAATAAACACAAAGAAGCGATTTACGGTACTATATCAGGTATACCGAAAGAGCATTTTTATGGCCCGTCAACTTTGTCAAAAGATAAAAAAGTTCTTTATCTATTTGTAAAGGGAGATTCAAACGGAGAAGTCGTACTGAGAGGTTTAAAAAATAACATCAACCGTATTTATGTAGTCGGTGAAGGCACAAAACTTAACCATCAAGAAGTGGGCAAGGTTTATTGGAGTCATTACCCCGGTATTAAGTATATTAAATTGCCAGAGCATGTACTTGACAAAAACATGACGGTGCTCGCTGTTATGTTAGAGGGTGAGGTTGATCTTTATCGTGAAGATGGTTCCGTTATTGAAAGTAATTAA
- a CDS encoding lysophospholipase L1-like esterase, with protein MLKRVVCFLILLSFYLTVKGQNNTVEPIKVACVGNSITYGARLHNRLKNAYPAQLQNLLGSDYSVQNFGVSGTTLLKKGDYPYWETDEYKKALDFEPDVVFIKLGTNDSKSQNRPYYNFLEEDSKALIQSFKVKNENARVILLLPVPAFTKDSTSIYNPVIKESIIPALRKVAYETESEIIDLYHLFIDREDLLPDKIHPSDLGAAVVAKRLHEHLVRKTVPTEIEVNLSQEMKVVSVNNFHGFQLKEYSLNGNNIKIALPKKAISSKPWVLRARFWGHEPQTDIALLERGFHIAYCDVTDLYGNSEAVSRWNNFYDIITSAGFAKKVVLEAMSRGGLIAYNWAAENPDKVACVYADAPVLSGKSWPGGFGAGEGSAQDWEKYKLAYDFLDDKSSKNDHINPLNKVGQIAKGGFPILHICGEVDKVVPVAENTAPFVKALKESGASIETIYKSEVGHHPHSLINPSPIVDFILRATNTKINSAIVPAPSAEYRSAAGWVEGKDWWAQADDINKICSNSSNVDLLLIGNSITQGFGGSRSLVTHRPGEEATEEYFSEIHWINAGISGDRTQNILWRLGNGNYENANPKNVVLTIGVNNFPFDSADEIIEGIRNTVELAKYKFPSAKIHLFGPLVTGTLQELSQRKKYWKVHDGLKNFKGEPQVTYHEISRFFIDTHGELKKDLFSDDGIHLKPKGYKVWAKYIKQHID; from the coding sequence GTGCTAAAACGTGTCGTTTGTTTTTTGATTTTGCTGTCGTTTTATCTGACGGTAAAAGGTCAAAATAATACTGTTGAACCGATTAAGGTTGCCTGCGTCGGAAACAGTATTACCTATGGGGCTAGACTTCACAACAGATTAAAAAATGCATATCCCGCGCAACTTCAGAATTTATTGGGTAGCGACTATTCGGTTCAAAATTTTGGAGTAAGTGGTACTACATTATTGAAAAAAGGGGATTACCCCTATTGGGAAACCGATGAATATAAAAAAGCTTTAGACTTCGAACCAGATGTGGTTTTTATAAAGTTGGGTACCAACGATAGTAAGTCCCAAAATAGACCCTATTATAATTTTCTAGAAGAAGACTCTAAAGCGTTGATTCAAAGTTTTAAAGTCAAAAATGAGAATGCCCGTGTCATTTTATTATTACCGGTACCTGCTTTCACAAAAGACTCTACAAGCATTTATAACCCCGTTATCAAAGAATCGATTATTCCGGCCCTAAGAAAGGTTGCTTATGAAACGGAATCTGAAATCATAGATTTATATCATTTGTTCATTGATCGTGAAGATTTGCTTCCTGATAAAATTCACCCTTCTGATTTGGGAGCTGCCGTAGTAGCCAAAAGATTACATGAACATTTGGTTCGAAAAACGGTGCCGACCGAAATCGAAGTCAATTTATCTCAAGAGATGAAGGTGGTATCGGTCAACAATTTTCACGGTTTTCAACTCAAGGAATATAGCCTGAACGGGAACAACATAAAAATAGCCCTTCCTAAAAAGGCCATATCAAGTAAACCTTGGGTGTTGCGCGCCAGATTTTGGGGGCATGAACCACAAACTGATATTGCTTTGTTGGAACGTGGTTTTCACATAGCTTACTGTGACGTTACGGATCTATACGGAAATTCTGAAGCGGTCAGCAGGTGGAACAATTTTTATGATATAATAACCAGTGCAGGTTTTGCTAAAAAAGTGGTATTGGAGGCCATGAGCAGGGGCGGACTCATCGCTTATAATTGGGCAGCTGAAAACCCCGATAAAGTAGCCTGTGTTTATGCCGATGCACCTGTTTTAAGTGGTAAAAGTTGGCCCGGTGGGTTTGGGGCTGGCGAGGGCAGTGCCCAAGATTGGGAAAAGTATAAACTGGCCTATGATTTTCTTGATGATAAAAGCTCTAAAAATGACCATATAAATCCTTTGAATAAAGTTGGGCAAATAGCCAAGGGAGGCTTTCCAATATTACATATTTGTGGTGAGGTTGATAAGGTTGTTCCTGTAGCGGAAAATACCGCTCCTTTTGTCAAAGCTTTAAAAGAGAGCGGAGCCTCAATCGAAACCATTTATAAGTCGGAGGTCGGCCATCATCCGCATAGTCTAATAAATCCATCTCCCATTGTAGACTTTATTCTGAGGGCTACCAATACGAAGATAAATTCAGCTATTGTACCCGCCCCATCGGCAGAATATCGTTCTGCGGCAGGTTGGGTAGAGGGTAAAGATTGGTGGGCGCAAGCGGACGATATTAATAAAATTTGTTCCAATTCTTCAAATGTAGATTTGTTATTGATCGGTAACTCTATAACACAAGGTTTTGGCGGCAGTAGAAGCCTAGTAACCCATAGACCGGGAGAAGAAGCAACGGAGGAATATTTTTCAGAAATTCACTGGATAAATGCCGGAATTTCAGGTGACAGAACTCAAAATATTCTTTGGAGGCTCGGTAATGGTAATTATGAAAACGCCAACCCAAAAAATGTGGTATTGACCATTGGGGTCAATAATTTTCCTTTCGATAGTGCTGATGAAATCATAGAAGGTATTCGAAATACCGTAGAATTGGCAAAATATAAATTTCCGAGTGCTAAAATACACTTGTTTGGTCCCTTGGTTACCGGAACGTTACAAGAATTATCACAGAGAAAAAAATATTGGAAGGTGCACGACGGCTTAAAAAATTTCAAAGGGGAGCCTCAGGTAACTTATCATGAAATCAGCCGTTTTTTTATAGATACCCACGGTGAATTGAAGAAAGATTTGTTTTCAGATGATGGCATCCACCTTAAACCAAAAGGGTATAAAGTTTGGGCCAAATACATTAAACAACACATAGATTAA
- a CDS encoding 2-keto-4-pentenoate hydratase/2-oxohepta-3-ene-1,7-dioic acid hydratase in catechol pathway, whose protein sequence is MKLIRYGISGKEKPGVQLTDGSRINISSFGEDFDENFFGTGGVERLAEWLKENQSYCKNIPDDVRLGPPLVRPSKIVCVGLNYAKHAAEGGMTIPKEPVLFFKATSAIVGPNDDIIIPRGSEKTDWEVELAIVIGEKASYVTKENALNHVAGYVLHNDYSERAYQLEKEGQWCKGKGSDTFAPIGPFIATKDEIEDPNNLNLWLELNGEKIQDSSTSDFIFNVQEVVSYISEFMTLLPGDIISTGTPAGVGLGFNPPKYLKPGDVVELGIEGLGSSKQVAKAYSAS, encoded by the coding sequence ATGAAACTGATTCGATACGGAATTTCAGGTAAAGAAAAACCAGGTGTTCAATTAACCGATGGCTCGCGCATTAATATTTCTTCATTCGGAGAAGATTTTGATGAAAACTTCTTCGGTACAGGTGGCGTTGAAAGATTAGCGGAATGGTTAAAAGAAAACCAATCATATTGTAAAAATATTCCTGACGACGTGCGATTGGGCCCACCATTGGTTAGACCTTCAAAAATTGTCTGTGTAGGCTTGAATTATGCTAAACATGCTGCCGAAGGCGGTATGACCATACCTAAAGAACCTGTGTTGTTTTTTAAAGCTACTTCGGCCATCGTCGGCCCCAATGACGATATAATTATTCCTAGGGGTAGTGAGAAAACTGATTGGGAGGTAGAACTGGCTATCGTAATCGGTGAAAAAGCGTCTTATGTGACCAAAGAAAATGCATTGAACCATGTTGCAGGTTATGTGTTGCACAACGATTATAGTGAACGCGCCTATCAATTAGAAAAAGAAGGGCAGTGGTGTAAAGGTAAAGGTTCTGATACGTTCGCACCTATCGGGCCTTTTATAGCCACCAAAGATGAGATCGAAGACCCTAATAACTTGAATCTTTGGCTCGAGCTCAACGGTGAAAAAATTCAGGATAGCTCTACTTCCGATTTTATTTTTAATGTTCAAGAAGTGGTCAGTTATATCAGTGAATTTATGACATTATTGCCGGGTGATATTATTTCTACCGGTACGCCAGCTGGTGTAGGGCTAGGCTTTAACCCTCCTAAATACCTTAAGCCAGGTGATGTGGTAGAATTGGGTATTGAAGGGTTGGGCAGCTCGAAACAAGTGGCGAAAGCCTATTCTGCATCGTAA
- a CDS encoding alpha-L-fucosidase produces the protein MKPTLTNLICLFFLQLLSAQAIYEDERYVPETDPLVLEKLDQWQDVKFGLLMHWGPYSQWGVVESWSICPEEYGWCERKKGSNPENYFAYKKEYEELQTTFNPVKFNPEKWAKAAKNAGMKYVVFTTKHHDGFSMFDSKYTDYKITDSKTPFSTNPKSNITKEIFEAFRSEGLWAGAYFSKPDWNVDSYWDPYYPPRDRNVNYSPEENPEKWQEFTDFTHNQILELLTDYGKVDILWLDGGWVAETPKSEITSWYDGQLKDNESGYLKNRIVNQDIQMDQLVEKARKEQPGLIVVDRAVHGKNQNYLTPENRIPEKPLPYPWESCIIAGGGWSYSPNAKYMSGREAVHTLVDIVAKGGNLLLNIAPSPEGEWDAGAYKLLEEIGVWMDANDEAIYETEAKAPYKYENICVTSKPSGELFLIYLVEEEQTEIPSEIYFEGLVPEGGKAQLLGFNKRLRWKKRDKGFVIEIPDELKSTLLKTEAFTFKFK, from the coding sequence ATGAAACCAACCTTAACCAATCTTATTTGCTTATTTTTTCTTCAATTGTTGAGTGCGCAGGCCATCTATGAAGATGAACGTTATGTGCCTGAAACCGACCCTTTGGTACTTGAAAAATTAGATCAATGGCAAGATGTAAAGTTTGGATTGCTCATGCATTGGGGGCCTTATAGCCAATGGGGCGTGGTAGAATCATGGTCTATTTGCCCAGAGGAATATGGTTGGTGCGAACGTAAAAAAGGCTCGAATCCTGAAAATTACTTCGCTTATAAAAAAGAGTATGAAGAATTGCAGACCACTTTTAATCCGGTCAAATTCAATCCTGAGAAATGGGCCAAGGCGGCCAAAAATGCAGGAATGAAATATGTCGTGTTCACGACCAAGCATCACGATGGCTTCTCTATGTTTGATAGTAAGTACACAGATTATAAAATAACGGATTCTAAAACCCCGTTCAGTACCAATCCGAAATCCAATATTACAAAAGAGATTTTTGAAGCTTTCAGAAGTGAAGGGCTTTGGGCCGGGGCATATTTCTCAAAGCCCGATTGGAATGTAGATTCTTATTGGGATCCCTACTATCCGCCAAGAGATCGAAATGTAAATTATAGTCCAGAAGAGAATCCTGAAAAGTGGCAAGAGTTTACTGATTTTACCCATAACCAAATTCTAGAATTGCTCACAGATTATGGCAAGGTTGATATTCTTTGGCTTGATGGAGGTTGGGTGGCAGAAACTCCGAAGTCAGAAATAACCAGTTGGTACGATGGTCAATTGAAAGACAACGAAAGTGGTTATCTCAAAAATCGAATTGTCAACCAAGACATTCAAATGGACCAGTTAGTGGAAAAGGCCCGTAAAGAACAACCGGGACTCATTGTGGTGGATCGAGCCGTTCACGGTAAAAATCAAAATTACTTGACACCGGAAAACCGCATTCCTGAAAAACCGCTTCCCTACCCGTGGGAGTCTTGTATCATTGCGGGTGGTGGGTGGTCATATTCACCCAATGCGAAATACATGTCAGGCAGAGAGGCCGTGCATACCTTGGTAGATATTGTAGCTAAGGGAGGAAATTTACTCTTGAATATTGCCCCTAGCCCTGAAGGGGAATGGGATGCTGGCGCTTACAAATTACTTGAAGAAATTGGTGTATGGATGGATGCTAATGACGAGGCCATTTATGAAACCGAAGCAAAAGCACCATATAAGTATGAGAACATTTGTGTTACTTCTAAACCTTCCGGTGAACTGTTCTTGATTTATTTGGTGGAGGAGGAACAAACTGAGATTCCGTCCGAAATTTATTTTGAAGGCTTGGTGCCAGAAGGTGGTAAAGCTCAATTGCTCGGTTTCAACAAACGACTTAGATGGAAGAAAAGGGATAAGGGGTTTGTAATTGAAATTCCTGATGAATTAAAATCAACCCTATTGAAAACGGAAGCTTTTACCTTTAAATTCAAGTAA
- a CDS encoding AraC-like DNA-binding protein: MKLHLLDRASAKHSSFTVSMNRFPNFLKIWHHHPELELVAIRKSSGTRFIGDSIEKFEEGEVVLIGKNLPHMWLNDDRYFEKGSELVAEAIAVHFKQNFLGEGFLEAPEMQAISRLIDRAQQGVKFIDLPPIIIDELEGLLSLKGFERTMKFIYILRKLAKHSRCRSLSSSGFVNSFRKSENENLDKIYAYIFKHFNTPIHSKDVADVANMNASAFSRFFKRVHRKTFTRYLNEIRVGYACKLLMEHRNTVSSVCYESGFNNISNFNRQFKTIVGMSPSDYIRLHT, translated from the coding sequence ATGAAGCTGCATCTATTGGATCGTGCGAGTGCAAAACATAGCTCATTTACTGTGAGTATGAATCGTTTTCCTAATTTTTTAAAAATTTGGCACCATCATCCTGAACTTGAACTTGTTGCTATTCGAAAAAGTAGCGGTACACGTTTTATAGGTGATAGCATAGAGAAGTTCGAGGAAGGTGAGGTTGTACTCATTGGTAAGAATCTACCTCACATGTGGTTGAATGATGATAGGTATTTTGAAAAAGGGTCTGAATTAGTTGCAGAGGCTATTGCTGTTCATTTTAAGCAAAATTTTTTGGGAGAGGGGTTTTTAGAGGCTCCTGAAATGCAAGCGATATCAAGATTGATTGATCGCGCTCAACAAGGGGTGAAATTTATTGACTTGCCACCTATAATTATTGATGAGTTAGAAGGTTTGCTGAGTCTAAAGGGTTTCGAGAGAACCATGAAATTTATATATATACTTCGCAAGTTGGCGAAACATTCTAGGTGTCGCTCGCTTTCTAGTTCGGGCTTTGTGAATTCTTTTAGAAAATCGGAAAATGAAAATTTAGATAAAATTTATGCCTATATCTTTAAACATTTCAATACTCCTATTCACTCGAAAGATGTAGCTGATGTAGCAAATATGAATGCATCGGCTTTTAGTCGTTTCTTTAAAAGAGTACACCGAAAAACATTTACGAGGTACCTAAACGAAATTCGTGTGGGTTACGCCTGTAAATTATTAATGGAACACAGAAATACGGTGTCTTCCGTTTGTTACGAATCAGGATTTAATAATATATCTAATTTTAATAGACAATTTAAAACTATTGTAGGTATGTCACCTAGTGATTATATCAGATTGCATACTTAA
- a CDS encoding alpha-L-fucosidase, with the protein MKMTKLLVTAIIFLLASCKTVEPPKPVGPLPSERHLAWHDMEYYAFVHFNMNTFTDMEWGLGGESPETFNPTELDVRQWAKVAKDAGMKGIIITAKHHDGFCLWPTKTTEHSVKNSPWKDGKGDLIKDLSEACEEFGLKFGVYLSPWDRNDADYGKPEYVASYHKQLRELLTNYGEVFEVWFDGANGGTGYYGGANEERKIDNKTYYQWDKVTETVRELQPNAVIFSDGGPDIRWVGTEEGFANETNWSIMRRDEIYPGWPRYKELRSGHQDGTHWLPAEVNTSIRPGWYYHPREDHQVKSLPRLVQTFYESIGRNGNFLLNLPVDDRGLVHETDVKQLMALRKQIDKDFANELAQGLQVTATEVRGDDSAFEASNVNDGDDETYWATSDEVDTASLTFEFDKPTEVNRILLQEYIPLGQRIIKFSVEAEVNGEWQTIDEQTTVGNKRILRFDTVEATKIKVNFLESKGPLVICNVELYRAPNLLIAPEVNRERSGLVSLSVPDDEVDIYYTLDGSEPNNNSKKYEKPFMVEKPTTLKAIGYDSETGEQSESQMTYLDIAKKDWKVVSVSTGNIDETEKLIDENPSTSWATDKGVKTPQEIVIDLGESYELKGFTYLPIQDRYPFGIITDYEFAVSSNNRSWKTVSKGEFGNVVNNRILQTINFKPTTGRYIKLKAIMVDGEDHTASFGEVGVITNKK; encoded by the coding sequence ATGAAAATGACCAAACTACTTGTAACCGCAATTATTTTTTTACTGGCTTCGTGCAAAACGGTAGAGCCTCCGAAACCGGTTGGGCCATTACCCTCTGAACGCCATTTGGCTTGGCATGATATGGAATATTATGCTTTTGTACATTTTAATATGAACACCTTTACCGATATGGAATGGGGTTTGGGCGGAGAATCACCCGAGACGTTCAATCCAACGGAGTTAGATGTGAGACAGTGGGCCAAAGTTGCTAAAGATGCCGGTATGAAAGGTATTATTATTACCGCTAAACACCATGATGGGTTTTGTCTTTGGCCTACCAAAACTACTGAGCATTCGGTCAAGAATTCTCCATGGAAAGATGGTAAGGGTGATTTAATAAAAGATTTATCGGAAGCCTGTGAAGAATTCGGACTCAAATTCGGGGTCTACCTATCGCCTTGGGACCGTAACGATGCCGACTATGGAAAACCCGAATATGTCGCCAGTTATCATAAACAATTACGAGAACTCTTGACCAATTATGGCGAAGTATTCGAAGTTTGGTTCGATGGGGCCAATGGTGGAACAGGTTATTATGGCGGTGCCAATGAAGAGCGTAAAATAGACAATAAAACGTACTATCAATGGGACAAGGTTACCGAAACCGTTCGTGAACTTCAGCCCAATGCGGTTATATTCAGTGATGGCGGACCAGACATTCGATGGGTGGGTACTGAAGAAGGTTTTGCCAACGAAACCAACTGGAGCATTATGAGACGTGATGAAATTTATCCGGGTTGGCCGAGATACAAAGAACTTCGTTCAGGTCATCAAGATGGTACACATTGGCTTCCGGCCGAAGTAAATACCTCCATTCGTCCGGGTTGGTATTATCACCCAAGAGAAGATCATCAAGTGAAAAGTTTACCTCGCCTGGTTCAGACGTTTTATGAATCCATAGGAAGAAATGGTAACTTCTTATTGAACCTGCCTGTTGATGACAGAGGTTTGGTTCACGAAACAGATGTGAAGCAATTGATGGCACTCAGAAAGCAAATTGATAAAGATTTTGCAAACGAACTGGCACAAGGCCTTCAAGTAACGGCCACTGAAGTAAGAGGTGATGATTCGGCATTCGAGGCTTCGAACGTGAACGATGGCGATGATGAGACCTATTGGGCAACCAGCGATGAGGTAGATACGGCTTCGTTGACTTTTGAATTTGACAAACCTACGGAAGTTAACCGTATTCTATTACAAGAGTATATTCCATTAGGTCAAAGGATCATCAAATTTTCGGTGGAAGCTGAGGTGAACGGAGAGTGGCAAACTATCGATGAACAGACCACTGTCGGTAACAAGCGAATACTCCGGTTCGACACAGTCGAAGCTACAAAAATCAAAGTAAACTTTTTAGAGTCTAAAGGACCTCTTGTCATCTGTAATGTAGAATTATACCGTGCGCCCAATTTATTGATTGCACCTGAGGTCAACAGAGAACGAAGTGGTTTGGTAAGTCTTTCCGTGCCGGATGATGAGGTCGATATATATTATACTTTAGATGGGAGCGAGCCTAACAATAACAGTAAGAAATATGAAAAACCATTTATGGTAGAAAAGCCCACAACACTCAAAGCGATTGGTTACGATAGTGAAACGGGAGAACAATCTGAAAGCCAAATGACCTACCTTGATATTGCCAAGAAAGACTGGAAGGTCGTTAGCGTTTCTACTGGAAATATCGACGAAACTGAAAAACTTATTGACGAGAACCCTTCAACTTCTTGGGCTACCGATAAAGGTGTAAAAACACCTCAAGAAATAGTTATAGACCTTGGTGAGAGTTATGAGTTAAAGGGGTTCACTTATTTACCTATTCAAGATAGATACCCCTTTGGTATTATTACCGATTATGAGTTTGCTGTAAGCAGTAACAATAGAAGTTGGAAAACTGTTTCTAAGGGGGAGTTTGGTAACGTGGTCAACAACCGAATATTACAGACCATAAACTTCAAGCCGACTACGGGTCGTTATATTAAATTAAAGGCTATTATGGTCGATGGCGAAGACCATACCGCTTCTTTTGGTGAAGTTGGGGTCATTACGAATAAAAAATAG